The DNA region CGAGCGCGGCTCTACGGAAGCTGCAGCTACCGGCACATCCGTCGTACCCACAATCGTCGATTCATGCCACGGTATAGCGAACAGCACTCGCCCATCCGCCGTCTTTGGAATCATCAATGCTACGTTACCGGGCAAAAAGGAGTGAGGCAGGACAAAATGTGTCCCCTGGCTCACGGCCAGCAGCGACTCGGCCGCCACCCCGTCCATGGCCAAAATCTCTTCCGTAAAGACGCCGCTGGCATTGACGACAACCTTTGCCTGCAAATCGAACCGGACATCTTCCTCGCACTCGCGTGCCTGAATTCCAACGATCTTGCCGCCTTGCTTCAACAGCCCAGTCGCCTCGACATAATTGATCGCCGTACCACCCAGATCTTCAAACGTTCGCAACAGGGAGATCGCATACCGCGCATCGTCGAACTGTCCATCGTGATACAGAATGCCGCCGCGAAGCCCCGCATCGGCGATCCCCGGCAGCATCTCCACCGTCCGCTTCCGCGAAAGCAGCTTCGACGGTCCCAGCGAAAGCCGTCCCGACATCCGCTCATAAACCTTCAGGCCAAATCCATAGTAGGGAAGCGAGAAGTAGTCGAACGCCGGCACCACGAACTGCAGATTGTGGACAAGGTGCGGCGCATTCCGCAGCATGTGCCCGCGCTCCCGCAGGGCATCCATCACCAGCGTGATATTCAGTTGCTCGAGATACCGCACCCCGCCATGCACCAGCTTCGTGCTGCGGCTCGAGGTTCCCTTGGCAAAATCGAACCGCTCCACCAGTACCGTGCGATAGCCTCGCGAAGCAGCCTCGACCGCCGCGCCCAGTCCGCTGGCGCCACCGCCAATGACCACCACGTCCCACGGCTCACTCTGTTCTCCGAGCCGTCGTAATATCTCAGATCTCTCGCTCAATCCTGTGTCTCCCCAGCCCAATCGCGGGCACGGTCCAATGCCCTGTGCCACGTGGCCTTCACCTTGCGTCTCGCCTCGGCATCGATCTGCGGTTTGAACACGCGGTCTATCTGCCATTGCCGCGCAATCGTCTCCTTGTCCGGCCAATATCCCACCGCAAGCCCTGCGAGATAAGCCGCGCCCAGCACGGTCGCCTCCGCATTCTTCGGACGGACCACGTCAATTCCCAGCACATCCGCCTGAATCTGCATCAGCAGATTATTCGCTGAAGCTCCGCCATCTACCCGCAACTGTGCCAGCGGCAGGCCCGAGTCCGTCTGCATTGCCTCCAGAACATCCATCGCCTGCAACGCAATCCCTTCCAGCGCCGCCCTTGCGATATGCGCTCGCGAAGTCCCTCGCGTCATTCCCAGCATCGCGCCCCGAGCATATTGGTCCCAGTGCGGTGCGCCCAATCCCGCGAACGCCGGCACCAGCACCACCCCATTCGTGCTTGGAACCGAAGCGGCCAGCTCCTCTATCTCCGCCGAAGTGCGAATCATCTGCAACTCGTCTCGCAGCCACTGCACTACCGCGCCCGCCATCAACATGCTGCCTTCGAGCGCATACTCCACCGTGTCGCCAATCTTCCACGCAATCGTCGTCAGCAATTTATTTTGCGAGGTCACGGGCTTTGTGCCGGTATTCATCAGCATGAAGCTCCCTGTGCCGAACGTGCACTTCGCCATCCCGGGCTCGCTGCACATCTGTCCAAACAGTGCCGCCTGCTGGTCTCCCGCAATTCCGGCAATGGAGATCCCGTCTAAAATTCCCTTCGTCGTTCCGCAATGGCCACTCGAAGCAACTACCTCCGGCAGCACAGCCCGAGGAATATCCAGCAGCTTTAAAAGTTCCTCATCCCACTCCAGCGTATGGATGTTGAAGAGCATCGTGCGCGAAGCATTCGTCGCATCCGTAACGTGCCTTTCGCCCTGCGTCAGCTTCCATATCAACCAGCTATCGACCGTGCCGAAGGCCAGCTTCCCGGCTATCGCCCGGTCCCGCGCACCGGGCACGTTATTCAGCAGCCAATTCAATTTGCTTCCGGAAAAATAAGCATCCGGCAAGAGGCCTGTCTTGGCCTGAATCATCTCGGAATTGCCGTGGCTCCGCAGCGTATCGCAGAACTCCGCAGTCCGTCTGTCCTGCCACACAATCGCGTTATAGACCGGTTCACCGGTCTCGCGGTCCCACAGCACCGTCGTCTCGCGCTGGTTCGTAATCCCAATGGCCGCAATATCACGTTCCGTCAGGTCCGCCGCCGCCAGCGTCTCAGTCGCCACGCCGCTCTGCGAAGACCAAATCTCGGTAGGCGAGTGCTCCACCCATCCCGGCTTGGGAAAGATCTGCTTGAACGGCCGCTGCCGAATGGACACCACATTGCCCGCGCCGTCGATCACCATCGCCCGCGAACTCGTCGTCCCCTGATCGAGCGCCAGAATGTATTGCTTCCCCATGGCTCAGTACCTCAACCGGCGACGTGGTTACCGGTAACTTCCAAAGATTTTCGCAACCACTCCAACCGCTACGGCCTTCAGTAGAGGATTCTACCCGCAACTTACATGAATGCAGAATAACTATCTACCACGAACTTTTCCTTATAATATCGACCGACAAAAAGGCCCCCGCCGCATTGAAATCATGCGAGACAGGGGCCTCGATACATCGCAGGAAACCCCCCTTACCGAGGCAGTGCCTTCGAGCCGACAATGGTGAACTGCTTGGTTACTCCGCCTTCGTCCGCGTCCGGCTGAGCTCCACCAACGAAGATGGAATACTCTCCAGCCTCGATGCTGCGCTTTCCATCCGCCGCCACCGTGCTCAGGCTGCGAGGATCGATCACCACATGCACATGCTGCCGCGCATGGCCATCCAGTGGAGTCCGCACAAACCCCACCAGCGAATGAATCGGAGCGGTGGCCGAAGCCGGGGCCTTCAGGTAAATCTCCGAAACCGCATCTCCCTTCGCCGAGCCGGTATTCTCCACCTCGGCATCCAGCGTCAACGGTTCGCCCGCCGTCAGCTTCTCCGCCGACAGCTTCACATCGTTCCACTTGAACTTCGAGTAGCTAAGTCCATACCCAAAGCCCCAAAGCGTGCTCCCAGTAAAGTAGCGGTAAGTCCGCTTCGCCATCGAATAGTCATCGAACGGTGGAAGCTCCTTCGTCCCTGCATAGAATGTAATCGGCAACCGTCCCGCAGGATTGTTATCACCCGCCAGCGTATTGGCAATCGCAGCGCCGCCTTCTTCGCCTGGATACCACGCCTCCAGAACCGCAGCCGCATTGTCCTTCGCCCACTTCACGGCCAGCGCGCTGCCATTCATCAGCACTACGACCACAGGCTTGCCCGTCGCAGCCACTGCCTCCAGCATTTCCTTCTGCACGGCTGGCAGTTCAATCTCAGTGCGGTCGCCCCCATCAAAGCCCTCGACATGCACCGGCATCTCTTCGCCCTCAAGATTCGGCGAAAGCCCAACAAACGCGACCACAATGTCAGCCTGCTTCGCTATCTTCACTGCCTCTGCACGTTCAGCTTCGACAGGCGGCTTCCACTCGAGCGAAAGCCCCGCGTCAAACAAAGACGCATGATGCGAGTACTCAATCCGCAGATCATGTGCCTGCCCATCGCTCAGGTCCAGCACAAACGGCTCCCCCCTTCGCGAATGTTTCTTCCCCTGTGCCTGTTCTTCGGTGACCTGCTTGCCATCGAGAAAGACCCGCGCTCCCTTCGCATCCCTGCGAAAGCTGAACTCATACTTGCCCGGCACCGGAGGCGTGATCGTCCCCGTCCAGCGCACGCCAAACTCCGTCGCCTTCACCTCAGGCACAGGAGCGGCCGCGTTCCAGTCAAAGTCCACCTGCTGGTCCACTCGCGTAACCATAGGCTTGCCCGTCAGCTCGATATTGTCGAAGTACTCTCCCTTCAGCCCAAACGCTGCGCTCCCCTTCGCCGGATGCAGTAAAGTCCGCGGCACGGGCACCATCAGCTCCGAAACATAAGGCGACCCCTGTGCGTAAAGAATCCTCGCCCGCCCGGCAAACTTCGCTTCCATCCCACTCAGCGGCAATATCGGATGCGACGGAATCGCGTTATAGTTCCCCTCGATGGCCGCCAGCGCAGCC from Edaphobacter paludis includes:
- a CDS encoding glycoside hydrolase family 3 C-terminal domain-containing protein, with amino-acid sequence MSRKMLPLYAGLVATVSVMLWTPAGVAQAKPVYMDSSLPVAQRVDDLVGKMTLAEKVSQMQNHAVAIPRLDVPEYDWWSEGLHGIARSGYATVFPQAIGLAATWDIPLMHQVATTISTEARAKNAEALRHDNHSIYFGLDIWSPNINIFRDPRWGRGQETYGEDPFLTSRLGVAFVEGLQGDDPHYYKTIATPKHYVVHSGPESTRHTANIDVSPHDLEDTYLPAFRATVKEAKAGSVMCAYNAIDGEPACANTFLLSDMLRKTWGFKGYVTSDCGAIGDVAEGHKFAPDMEHAAAVSVKAGTDTSCGDEYASLTKAVKDGLISEAEIDQSVKRLFTARFELGLFDPAAKVAYARIPFSEDDSVAHRELARVVAEKSMVLLKNDGILPLKKDVKTIAVIGPNAAALAAIEGNYNAIPSHPILPLSGMEAKFAGRARILYAQGSPYVSELMVPVPRTLLHPAKGSAAFGLKGEYFDNIELTGKPMVTRVDQQVDFDWNAAAPVPEVKATEFGVRWTGTITPPVPGKYEFSFRRDAKGARVFLDGKQVTEEQAQGKKHSRRGEPFVLDLSDGQAHDLRIEYSHHASLFDAGLSLEWKPPVEAERAEAVKIAKQADIVVAFVGLSPNLEGEEMPVHVEGFDGGDRTEIELPAVQKEMLEAVAATGKPVVVVLMNGSALAVKWAKDNAAAVLEAWYPGEEGGAAIANTLAGDNNPAGRLPITFYAGTKELPPFDDYSMAKRTYRYFTGSTLWGFGYGLSYSKFKWNDVKLSAEKLTAGEPLTLDAEVENTGSAKGDAVSEIYLKAPASATAPIHSLVGFVRTPLDGHARQHVHVVIDPRSLSTVAADGKRSIEAGEYSIFVGGAQPDADEGGVTKQFTIVGSKALPR
- the glpK gene encoding glycerol kinase GlpK → MGKQYILALDQGTTSSRAMVIDGAGNVVSIRQRPFKQIFPKPGWVEHSPTEIWSSQSGVATETLAAADLTERDIAAIGITNQRETTVLWDRETGEPVYNAIVWQDRRTAEFCDTLRSHGNSEMIQAKTGLLPDAYFSGSKLNWLLNNVPGARDRAIAGKLAFGTVDSWLIWKLTQGERHVTDATNASRTMLFNIHTLEWDEELLKLLDIPRAVLPEVVASSGHCGTTKGILDGISIAGIAGDQQAALFGQMCSEPGMAKCTFGTGSFMLMNTGTKPVTSQNKLLTTIAWKIGDTVEYALEGSMLMAGAVVQWLRDELQMIRTSAEIEELAASVPSTNGVVLVPAFAGLGAPHWDQYARGAMLGMTRGTSRAHIARAALEGIALQAMDVLEAMQTDSGLPLAQLRVDGGASANNLLMQIQADVLGIDVVRPKNAEATVLGAAYLAGLAVGYWPDKETIARQWQIDRVFKPQIDAEARRKVKATWHRALDRARDWAGETQD
- a CDS encoding glycerol-3-phosphate dehydrogenase/oxidase, which codes for MSERSEILRRLGEQSEPWDVVVIGGGASGLGAAVEAASRGYRTVLVERFDFAKGTSSRSTKLVHGGVRYLEQLNITLVMDALRERGHMLRNAPHLVHNLQFVVPAFDYFSLPYYGFGLKVYERMSGRLSLGPSKLLSRKRTVEMLPGIADAGLRGGILYHDGQFDDARYAISLLRTFEDLGGTAINYVEATGLLKQGGKIVGIQARECEEDVRFDLQAKVVVNASGVFTEEILAMDGVAAESLLAVSQGTHFVLPHSFLPGNVALMIPKTADGRVLFAIPWHESTIVGTTDVPVAAASVEPRSMASERTFLLEHIARYFGRRPETGEIRSMWSGLRPLVRKGGGKTSKLSRDHTILVSKSGLVTVTGGKWTTYRRMGEDTINQAAEVAGLAKTTSRTPDLKLHGWTDRSGGMAEAERVYGADLPLLQSLAENDAALDGLLHPRLPYRLREVVWGARFEMARTVEDVLARRTRALFLDARAAMEAAPVVSALLAKELGRSDAWRERDLQQFLDLAKGYIYRED